Proteins encoded within one genomic window of Oncorhynchus tshawytscha isolate Ot180627B linkage group LG02, Otsh_v2.0, whole genome shotgun sequence:
- the LOC112221415 gene encoding cysteine and glycine-rich protein 1, producing MPLGGGNKCGCCRKTVYFAEEVQCEGKFFHKCCFLCMACKKNLDSTTVTCHVDEIYCKSCYGKKYGPKGYGFGGGAGTLSMDTGAHLGIRPEEPAAHCPTNNPNASKLATKFGSSDVCPRCAKAVYSAEKVLGGGNSWHKSCFRCAKCGKGLESTTVADKDGEIYCKACYAKSFGPKGFGFGQGAGALAHAQ from the exons ATGCCTTTGGGAGGAGGAAATAAGTGCGGCTGCTGCCGGAAGACGGTGTACTTTGCTGAGGAAGTGCAGTGTGAAGGGAAATTTTTCCACAAGTGCTGCTTTCTGTGCA TGGCATGTAAGAAGAACCTGGACAGCACAACAGTGACCTGTCATGTGGATGAGATCTACTGCAAGTCCTGCTACGGCAAGAAGTATGGGCCAAAAGGCTATGGCTTTGGCGGAGGAGCAGGCACCCTGAGCATGGACACGGGGGCACATCTTGGAATCAGACCTGAAGA GCCAGCAGCCCACTGTCCCACCAACAACCCCAATGCCTCCAAGTTGGCGACCAAGTTTGGCAGTTCAGACGTGTGCCCGCGCTGTGCCAAGGCTGTGTACTCTGCCGAGAAGGTGCTCGGAGGTGGAAAT tcctgGCACAAGAGCTGCTTCCGCTGTGCCAAATGCGGCAAGGGGCTGGAGTCAACCACTGTGGCCGACAAAGATGGGGAAATCTACTGCAAAG CATGTTATGCCAAATCCTTTGGTCCGAAGGGCTTTGGGTTCGGCCAGGGGGCAGGGGCTCTGGCACATGCTCAGTAG